One Oncorhynchus masou masou isolate Uvic2021 chromosome 18, UVic_Omas_1.1, whole genome shotgun sequence DNA window includes the following coding sequences:
- the LOC135504063 gene encoding heterogeneous nuclear ribonucleoprotein A1-like isoform X9, producing MSKEAPREPEQLRKLFIGGLSFETTDESLRAHFEQWGSLTDCVVMRDPANKRSRGFGFVTYAGVNEVDAAMEARPHKVDGRLVEPKRAVSREDSSRPGAHVTVKKIFVGGIKEDTEDSHLRDYFEQFGKIEVIDIMTDRNSGKKRGFAFVTFDDHDAVDRIVIQKYHTLNGHNCEVRKALSRQEMQTTGMGMRGGRGGGGGGGGGNYGRGGGYGGGRGGGYGGGDGGYNNGYGGGDGGYGGGPGGYGGGNRGYGGGQGGYGGGQGGGYGGGNGYNDYNNGNGNGGNFGGGNFGGGGGGGNGGGNGYNDFGSYNNQASNYGPMKGNNFGGSGGGGGGSGGGGGSGGGSGGGRNSGPYGGGYGGSSGGGGGGGGYGGGSGGRRF from the exons ATGTCTAAGGAG GCCCCACGTGAACCCGAACAGCTCCGCAAGCTGTTCATCGGAGGTCTGAGCTTTGAAACCACGGATGAGAGTTTGCGAGCACACTTCGAACAATGGGGATCTCTTACAGATTGTGTG GTAATGAGAGATCCAGCCAACAAGCGCTCCAGGGGGTTTGGATTTGTCACCTATGCTGGTGTGAATGAAGTTGACGCTGCCATGGAAGCACGTCCCCACAAGGTTGATGGTAGGCTCGTAGAGCCGAAGAGGGCGGTGTCCAGAGAGGACTCAAGCCGACCAGGTGCTCATGTCACAgtgaaaaaaatatttgttgggGGTATCAAGGAAGACACAGAAGACTCCCACCTGCGAGACTACTTTGAGCAATTTGGCAAGATTGAAGTAATTGACATTATGACTGACCGCAACAGTGGCAAGAAGAGGGGCTTTGCCTTTGTCACGTTTGATGACCATGATGCAGTGGACAGGATTGTTA TTCAGAAGTACCACACACTGAATGGTCACAATTGCGAAGTGAGGAAAGCCTTGTCCAGACAGGAGATGCAGACTACAGGAATGGGTATGAGGGGTG gtcgtggtggaggtggtggtggcggcggtggcaaCTATGGCAGAGGTGGGGGATACGGAG GAGGCAGAGGGGGTGGATATGGAGGTGGAGATGGTGGTTACAACAATGGTTATGGGGGAGGAGATG GTGGCTatggaggaggacctggtggttATGGGGGTGGTAACCGTGGCTATGGTGGAGGACAAGGAGGTTATGGCGGAGGACAGGGTGGGGGCTACGGTGGCGGAAATGGTTATAACGACTACAACAATGGCAATGGCAACGGCGGGAACTTTGGCGGCG GTAACttcggcggtggtggtggcggcggaaATGGTGGCGGAAATGGCTACAATGACTTTGGCAGCTACAACAACCAGGCTTCCAACTACGGCCCGATGAAGGGTAACAACTTTGGTGGCagcggcggtggtggcggtggcagcGGCGGCGGTGGTGGCAGTGGCGGGGGTAGCGGCGGTGGCAGGAACAGTGGCCCATATGGTG GTGGTTATGGAGGTAGCTCAGGTGGGGGTGGCGGAGGTGGCGGATATGGTGGGGGCTCCGGTGGACGACGGTTCTAA
- the LOC135504063 gene encoding heterogeneous nuclear ribonucleoprotein A1-like isoform X5 has protein sequence MSKEAPREPEQLRKLFIGGLSFETTDESLRAHFEQWGSLTDCVVMRDPANKRSRGFGFVTYAGVNEVDAAMEARPHKVDGRLVEPKRAVSREDSSRPGAHVTVKKIFVGGIKEDTEDSHLRDYFEQFGKIEVIDIMTDRNSGKKRGFAFVTFDDHDAVDRIVIQKYHTLNGHNCEVRKALSRQEMQTTGMGMRGGRGGGGGGGGGNYGRGGGYGGGRGGGYGGGDGGYNNGYGGGDGGYGGGPGGYGGGNRGYGGGQGGYGGGQGGGYGGGNGYNDYNNGNGNGGNFGGGKSMASPQEAAPVAGNFGGGGGGGNGGGNGYNDFGSYNNQASNYGPMKGNNFGGSGGGGGGSGGGGGSGGGSGGGRNSGPYGGGYGGSSGGGGGGGGYGGGSGGRRF, from the exons ATGTCTAAGGAG GCCCCACGTGAACCCGAACAGCTCCGCAAGCTGTTCATCGGAGGTCTGAGCTTTGAAACCACGGATGAGAGTTTGCGAGCACACTTCGAACAATGGGGATCTCTTACAGATTGTGTG GTAATGAGAGATCCAGCCAACAAGCGCTCCAGGGGGTTTGGATTTGTCACCTATGCTGGTGTGAATGAAGTTGACGCTGCCATGGAAGCACGTCCCCACAAGGTTGATGGTAGGCTCGTAGAGCCGAAGAGGGCGGTGTCCAGAGAGGACTCAAGCCGACCAGGTGCTCATGTCACAgtgaaaaaaatatttgttgggGGTATCAAGGAAGACACAGAAGACTCCCACCTGCGAGACTACTTTGAGCAATTTGGCAAGATTGAAGTAATTGACATTATGACTGACCGCAACAGTGGCAAGAAGAGGGGCTTTGCCTTTGTCACGTTTGATGACCATGATGCAGTGGACAGGATTGTTA TTCAGAAGTACCACACACTGAATGGTCACAATTGCGAAGTGAGGAAAGCCTTGTCCAGACAGGAGATGCAGACTACAGGAATGGGTATGAGGGGTG gtcgtggtggaggtggtggtggcggcggtggcaaCTATGGCAGAGGTGGGGGATACGGAG GAGGCAGAGGGGGTGGATATGGAGGTGGAGATGGTGGTTACAACAATGGTTATGGGGGAGGAGATG GTGGCTatggaggaggacctggtggttATGGGGGTGGTAACCGTGGCTATGGTGGAGGACAAGGAGGTTATGGCGGAGGACAGGGTGGGGGCTACGGTGGCGGAAATGGTTATAACGACTACAACAATGGCAATGGCAACGGCGGGAACTTTGGCGGCGGTAAGTCCATGGCTTCACCACAAGAGGCAGCACCAGTTGCTG GTAACttcggcggtggtggtggcggcggaaATGGTGGCGGAAATGGCTACAATGACTTTGGCAGCTACAACAACCAGGCTTCCAACTACGGCCCGATGAAGGGTAACAACTTTGGTGGCagcggcggtggtggcggtggcagcGGCGGCGGTGGTGGCAGTGGCGGGGGTAGCGGCGGTGGCAGGAACAGTGGCCCATATGGTG GTGGTTATGGAGGTAGCTCAGGTGGGGGTGGCGGAGGTGGCGGATATGGTGGGGGCTCCGGTGGACGACGGTTCTAA